A window of Nocardia arthritidis genomic DNA:
ACTGTTCTGGGTGTTCGTCGGAGTCATGCTCGGCCTCGGCGCGGTGCTGGCGTTCACCGTCATCTACGTGACGATGACCGTCAACCTCGCCGAGCGCACGACCGAGCTGGCGACGCTGCGCGCCGCCGGGGTTCCCAACGGTCGCCTCACCACCGCTCTGGCTATCGAAAACCTCACCGCCACAGCCATTTCCGTGCCAGCAGGCGTAGTGGCCGGACTCATCGCGGCCTGGGTGTTCCTGCGCTCGTTCAACAGCGACATGTTCACCATGCACCTCTCGGTGGGCGTTGTCGCCCCCGCGCTCGCGGTCGCCGCGGTGCTGGCGGCCGCCGCCCTCTCCCAACTGCCCGCCCTGCGCTTCGTGCGACGGATCGACGTTGCCCGCGTCGTCCGCGAACGTGCGCTGTGATCGAACGGAGGACATCATGACCATCGCCGATACGGTCGCCAGGTTCGGCGCCCATACGCTGAGTACCCGCTGGATGGTGCGCGCGCCGATCGGAATCTACCGTGCCGGAATGGGTTTCGTATTCGGTCGCCGAATGCTCATGCTCGAACATCTCGGGCGGCGCAGCGGGAAGCGCCGCTACGTGGTGGTCGAGGTGGTGGACCGTCCCGCACCCGGTGAGTACATCATCGTGTCCGGATTCGGCGCCGGGGCCCAGTGGTATCGAAATATCCTGGCCCATCCGCAGGTTCGGATCTGGGTCGGGTTCCGGCGCGCGGCATCCGCGACCGCGACCCCGATGACCGAGCCGGATTCGATTGCGGCGCTCGAGTATTACAGTCAGAGGCATCCGCGAATGTGGAAACACCTGCGCGCCGCCATCGAACGCGCCACGGGCAGACCGGTCGGGGTGCTGCCCATGGTGCGGTTGCGTATCGACTACTGAGATGCGGCTCGAGCGGTGCAATTCTTTTGGGAATCGAGACGAACCTTGTGGCCGGTGAACTCCTCCAGTATCGAGATATTCTCGGAGGAATAGTTCTTCTCGGTGACCTTGTC
This region includes:
- a CDS encoding nitroreductase family deazaflavin-dependent oxidoreductase, which produces MTIADTVARFGAHTLSTRWMVRAPIGIYRAGMGFVFGRRMLMLEHLGRRSGKRRYVVVEVVDRPAPGEYIIVSGFGAGAQWYRNILAHPQVRIWVGFRRAASATATPMTEPDSIAALEYYSQRHPRMWKHLRAAIERATGRPVGVLPMVRLRIDY